In Candidatus Binatia bacterium, one DNA window encodes the following:
- a CDS encoding SDR family NAD(P)-dependent oxidoreductase, translated as MAELEGKVALVTGGGSGIGLAAAKALARAGATVALMGRDGTKLARAVNEIGTQRAWAVAGDVGSEDDVRRVVSSIVDRFGRLDIGVNAAGTGFIASVVEQSAEDWAMTLRTNLDGAMYCVKHQAAAMIQGGHGGSIVNVSSIAGALTHRLMSAYCVSKAGLEMLTRCAADELGPHRIRVNAIRPGLVPTDLSRILADHEKVRHDYETKMPLGRLGTVHEVAEAIFFLASDRSSWITGQVFSVDGGHTLRGGPDVGLLLT; from the coding sequence ATGGCAGAGCTCGAGGGCAAGGTTGCGCTCGTCACCGGCGGCGGCAGCGGCATCGGGCTCGCGGCGGCGAAGGCGCTCGCGCGCGCGGGCGCGACCGTCGCGCTCATGGGCCGCGACGGCACGAAGCTCGCGCGTGCGGTGAACGAGATCGGAACGCAGCGCGCCTGGGCGGTCGCGGGCGACGTCGGCAGCGAGGACGACGTGCGGCGCGTCGTGAGCTCCATCGTCGACCGCTTCGGACGCCTCGACATCGGCGTCAACGCGGCCGGCACCGGCTTCATCGCGAGCGTCGTCGAGCAGAGCGCCGAGGACTGGGCGATGACGCTGCGCACGAACCTCGACGGCGCGATGTACTGCGTCAAGCATCAGGCGGCGGCGATGATCCAGGGCGGGCACGGCGGCTCGATCGTCAACGTGTCGTCGATCGCCGGCGCGCTGACGCACCGCCTGATGAGCGCGTACTGCGTCTCGAAGGCGGGCCTCGAGATGCTCACGCGCTGCGCGGCCGACGAGCTCGGTCCGCACCGGATCCGCGTCAACGCGATCCGCCCGGGCCTCGTCCCGACCGACCTGTCGCGCATCCTCGCCGACCACGAGAAGGTGCGGCACGACTACGAGACCAAGATGCCGCTCGGCCGTCTCGGCACCGTCCACGAGGTCGCGGAGGCGATCTTCTTCCTGGCGAGCGACCGCTCGTCGTGGATCACGGGCCAGGTGTTCTCGGTCGACGGCGGGCACACGCTGCGCGGCGGCCCCGACGTCGGCCTGCTCCTCACGTGA
- a CDS encoding enoyl-CoA hydratase, with protein MRYEVGANGVATLTLDRPDKRNAVMPPDWRALEEHLDAGAADPNVRVFVVTGANGIFCSGGDLKTMGERLEQSPVQRSRELLRMTRAIQRFRDTPKPIVAAVDGPAIGAGCVIALACDLRVASASATFAVPFLRVGLQPDFGGAYFLPRLIGTARALELLWTGDVLSAEEAARLGLVNRVFPDDTFARQVDDFVGRIARNPAGPLALSKLTVYHGAEQTLSELLDLEALAQTVLSKSADAQEGVRAFVEKRKPRFTDA; from the coding sequence GTGCGCTACGAGGTCGGCGCGAACGGCGTCGCGACGCTGACGCTCGATCGCCCCGACAAGCGCAACGCCGTCATGCCGCCCGACTGGCGCGCGCTCGAGGAGCACCTGGACGCCGGCGCGGCGGATCCGAACGTGCGCGTCTTCGTCGTCACCGGCGCGAACGGCATCTTCTGCTCGGGCGGCGACCTGAAGACGATGGGCGAGCGCCTCGAGCAGTCGCCGGTGCAGCGCTCGCGCGAGCTGCTGCGCATGACGCGCGCGATCCAGCGCTTCCGCGACACGCCGAAGCCGATCGTCGCCGCGGTCGACGGACCGGCGATTGGCGCCGGCTGCGTGATCGCGCTCGCCTGCGACCTGCGCGTCGCGAGCGCGTCGGCGACGTTCGCGGTGCCGTTCCTGCGCGTCGGCCTCCAGCCGGATTTCGGCGGCGCGTACTTTCTGCCGCGCCTGATCGGCACGGCGCGCGCGCTCGAGCTCTTGTGGACGGGCGACGTGCTGTCGGCGGAGGAAGCGGCGCGGCTCGGGCTCGTGAACCGCGTGTTCCCCGACGACACGTTCGCTCGGCAGGTCGACGACTTCGTCGGGCGCATCGCGCGCAACCCGGCGGGTCCGCTCGCGCTCTCGAAGCTCACCGTCTACCACGGCGCCGAGCAGACGCTGTCCGAGCTGCTCGACCTCGAAGCGCTCGCGCAGACGGTGCTGTCGAAGTCGGCGGACGCGCAGGAGGGCGTGCGCGCCTTCGTCGAGAAGCGCAAGCCGCGCTTCACCGACGCGTGA
- a CDS encoding DUF423 domain-containing protein, producing MTANGIVATGAVLGALGVAIGAFGAHVLAGRVAPEQLAVFETAVRYHFYHALALVLTGVLAWRASMGGVAVPASGGLALAAWLFIAGVVVFSGSLYVLVLTGQRWLGAITPLGGLAFIAGWIALARAALAGP from the coding sequence TTGACGGCCAACGGAATCGTCGCGACGGGTGCGGTGCTGGGTGCTCTCGGGGTCGCGATCGGCGCGTTCGGCGCGCACGTGCTCGCGGGACGCGTCGCGCCCGAGCAGCTCGCCGTGTTCGAGACCGCGGTGCGCTACCACTTCTACCACGCGCTCGCGCTGGTGCTGACCGGCGTGCTCGCGTGGCGCGCGTCCATGGGAGGCGTCGCGGTGCCGGCGAGCGGCGGGCTCGCGCTCGCGGCGTGGCTGTTCATCGCGGGCGTCGTCGTGTTCAGCGGCAGCCTCTACGTTCTGGTCTTGACGGGGCAACGCTGGCTCGGCGCGATCACGCCGCTCGGCGGACTCGCGTTCATCGCGGGCTGGATCGCGCTCGCGCGCGCGGCGCTCGCCGGGCCGTAG
- a CDS encoding DUF547 domain-containing protein: MSLVARPAAAADDTPYARLLAKHLRPGTVDGVRSMLVDYRALAADPDYQAALRNLASADPEALATDAERFAFWVNAYNLLAIETVVDRYPIASIKDAGSFLFPVWKRKVGTVGGRAMSLDEIEHGILRKRFREPRVHFAIVCASLSCPDLRAEPYVAERLDAQLAEQTSAFLGNPTKGLVPGEDGRSARVSSIFRWFADDFADAGGVAAFVRAHAPSAVAARIAGLDDAGLTYLDYDWSLNDAARAAP, translated from the coding sequence ATGAGCCTCGTCGCGCGCCCGGCCGCGGCCGCCGACGACACACCTTACGCACGCTTGCTCGCGAAGCACCTGCGGCCGGGGACGGTCGATGGCGTGCGCTCGATGCTGGTCGACTACCGCGCGCTCGCGGCCGATCCGGACTACCAGGCGGCGCTGCGCAACCTCGCGAGCGCCGACCCCGAGGCGCTCGCGACCGACGCCGAGCGCTTCGCGTTCTGGGTCAACGCGTACAACCTGCTCGCGATCGAGACGGTCGTCGATCGCTACCCGATCGCCTCGATCAAGGACGCGGGCAGCTTTCTCTTTCCGGTCTGGAAGCGGAAGGTCGGCACGGTCGGCGGACGCGCGATGTCGCTCGACGAGATCGAGCACGGCATCCTGCGCAAGCGCTTCCGCGAGCCGCGCGTGCACTTCGCGATCGTCTGCGCGTCGCTGTCGTGCCCCGACCTGCGCGCCGAGCCCTACGTCGCCGAGCGCCTCGACGCGCAGCTCGCGGAGCAGACGAGCGCCTTTCTCGGCAATCCGACGAAGGGGCTCGTTCCGGGCGAGGACGGCCGCAGCGCGCGCGTGTCGTCGATCTTCAGGTGGTTCGCGGACGACTTCGCGGATGCGGGCGGGGTCGCGGCCTTCGTGCGCGCGCACGCGCCGAGCGCGGTCGCGGCGCGCATCGCCGGGCTCGACGACGCGGGGCTCACGTACCTCGACTACGACTGGAGCCTGAACGACGCGGCGCGCGCCGCGCCGTGA
- a CDS encoding cytochrome P450, which yields MELNPFSHEFHEDPYPTYRWLRDHAPLYRNDKLDFWALSRFRDVLDASHDWQTYSSAQGTTVERIDGAVFGERPMMIFTDPPRHDRLRKLVNRAFTPRRIAELEPFARETVVRLLEPLVRQGGGDFVKDLSAPLPMAMIFTMLGVPEGDRVWLRKQMDASLERSRDTPDIPPHAIEAMIAMQDYWDRLVAELRKKPNEGLISALLEAEIETDDGSRTRLTDGEVVGFCTLIGAAGNETVTKLLANAAVLFARHRDQYEKILESPQRIPNAVEEVLRYTSPSQYQGRVTTRDVEWYGTTVPQGARILLLTGSANRDEREFPDPDRFDIERKIPIALGFGQGVHFCLGASLARLESRVALEEFSRRFPRYRVDEARCVRVHMSNVHGFESVPFEAV from the coding sequence ATGGAGCTGAACCCCTTCTCGCACGAGTTCCACGAGGACCCGTACCCGACCTACCGCTGGCTGCGCGACCACGCGCCGCTCTACCGCAACGACAAGCTCGACTTCTGGGCGCTGTCGCGCTTCCGCGACGTGCTCGACGCGTCGCACGACTGGCAAACCTACAGCTCGGCGCAGGGGACGACGGTCGAGCGCATCGACGGCGCGGTGTTCGGCGAGCGGCCGATGATGATCTTCACCGACCCGCCGCGCCACGACCGTCTGCGCAAGCTCGTGAACCGCGCGTTCACGCCGCGGCGGATCGCGGAGCTCGAGCCGTTCGCGCGCGAGACCGTCGTCCGTTTGCTCGAGCCGTTGGTCCGTCAGGGCGGCGGCGACTTCGTCAAGGATCTGTCGGCGCCGCTGCCGATGGCGATGATCTTCACGATGCTCGGCGTGCCCGAGGGCGACCGCGTCTGGCTGCGCAAGCAGATGGACGCGTCGCTCGAGCGCTCGCGCGACACGCCGGACATCCCGCCGCACGCGATCGAGGCGATGATCGCGATGCAGGACTACTGGGACCGTCTGGTCGCCGAGCTGCGCAAGAAGCCGAACGAGGGCCTGATCAGCGCGCTGCTCGAGGCGGAGATCGAGACCGACGACGGCTCGCGCACGCGGCTCACCGACGGCGAGGTGGTCGGCTTCTGCACGCTGATCGGCGCGGCGGGCAACGAGACCGTCACCAAGCTGCTCGCCAACGCGGCCGTGCTCTTCGCCCGGCACCGCGACCAGTACGAGAAGATCCTCGAGAGCCCCCAGCGCATCCCGAATGCGGTCGAGGAGGTGCTGCGCTACACCTCGCCGTCGCAGTACCAGGGCCGCGTCACGACGCGCGACGTCGAGTGGTACGGTACGACCGTCCCGCAGGGCGCGCGCATCCTGCTCTTGACGGGGTCGGCGAACCGCGACGAGCGCGAGTTCCCCGACCCGGACCGCTTCGACATCGAGCGCAAGATCCCGATCGCGCTCGGCTTCGGGCAGGGCGTGCACTTCTGCCTCGGCGCCTCGCTCGCGCGGCTCGAGAGCCGGGTCGCGCTCGAGGAGTTCAGCCGTCGCTTCCCGCGCTACAGGGTCGACGAGGCGCGCTGCGTGCGCGTGCACATGAGCAACGTGCACGGGTTCGAGAGCGTCCCGTTCGAGGCGGTCTGA
- a CDS encoding alpha/beta hydrolase: MEQTVTQIEVLGRKIHELRGGTGRPLLYLHSAMGEAVWMPHLQRLAETRELHAPAHPGFLSSQGIEQIRDIEDLVFHYLAYMDQQGWDSVDVIGLSLGGWIAAEIAARYPERVSKLVLAASCGIWLRHKPITDIFALDSRFPERVKRVLFWDIECPAAQMMPNPADMSLPDEMLVDIMNGFAATAKIGWNPLLHDPRLASLLPRVKAKTLVLWGEGDRLVPVDYAHEFARLIPDAKVEIIPQCGHLIPFEKPDEFHRAVTSFLG; the protein is encoded by the coding sequence ATGGAGCAGACGGTCACCCAGATCGAGGTTCTCGGACGAAAGATCCACGAGCTGCGCGGCGGCACGGGACGCCCGCTGCTCTACCTGCACAGCGCGATGGGCGAGGCGGTGTGGATGCCGCACCTCCAGCGCCTCGCCGAGACGCGCGAGCTGCACGCGCCCGCGCACCCCGGCTTCCTCTCCTCGCAGGGCATCGAGCAGATCCGCGACATCGAGGACCTCGTCTTCCACTACCTCGCCTACATGGACCAGCAGGGCTGGGACTCGGTCGACGTGATCGGGCTCTCGCTCGGCGGCTGGATCGCGGCCGAGATCGCGGCGCGCTACCCCGAGCGGGTCTCGAAGCTCGTGCTCGCCGCGTCCTGCGGCATCTGGCTGCGCCACAAGCCGATCACCGACATCTTCGCGCTCGACAGCCGCTTCCCCGAGCGCGTCAAGCGCGTCCTGTTCTGGGACATCGAGTGCCCGGCGGCGCAGATGATGCCGAACCCGGCCGACATGTCGCTGCCGGACGAGATGCTGGTCGACATCATGAACGGCTTCGCGGCGACCGCGAAGATCGGCTGGAACCCGCTGCTGCACGACCCGCGGCTCGCGAGCCTCTTGCCGCGCGTCAAGGCAAAGACGCTCGTGCTGTGGGGCGAGGGCGACCGCCTCGTGCCGGTCGACTACGCGCACGAGTTCGCGCGCCTGATCCCCGACGCGAAGGTCGAGATCATCCCGCAGTGCGGGCACCTGATCCCATTCGAGAAGCCGGACGAGTTCCACCGCGCGGTGACGAGCTTCCTCGGCTGA
- a CDS encoding LLM class flavin-dependent oxidoreductase, with the protein MKHFLFHLMPYPKLPADFAQKHESAWVWAPNELFDPQVMQGAYNDYIDQLAAAEDMGFDGVCVNEHHQNAYGLMPSPNIIASMLVMRTKKIRIAVVGNALPLYDPPTRVAEEIAMLDCISGGRIISGQVIGGGPEYFSFSINPAEARTRFAEAHEIIMRAWTEPGPFEHYGEHFKLRYVNVWPKPLQKPHPPIWIPGAGSIETMEFVAKRRYAYMGIPYFRIDFFIKNYAMFKEICEKEGYKAHPEQMGLLMPIYVGETDAKAREEFEKHFWYFQKNLIPGLTLSPPGYTSVRSALRIFKALQDGKTFINSCETWDDVERGGFAVVGSAKTVAQKLTEWCKEIGCGNLLGLFHLGDMPHEKALENARRYATEVKPILDRELPTPAEPVPTPIPFPRAA; encoded by the coding sequence ATGAAGCACTTTCTCTTTCACCTCATGCCCTACCCGAAGCTGCCCGCCGACTTCGCGCAGAAGCACGAGTCGGCCTGGGTGTGGGCGCCGAACGAGCTGTTCGACCCGCAGGTGATGCAGGGCGCGTACAACGACTACATCGACCAGCTCGCCGCCGCCGAAGACATGGGCTTCGACGGCGTGTGCGTCAACGAGCACCATCAGAACGCGTACGGGCTGATGCCGTCGCCGAACATCATCGCGTCGATGCTCGTGATGCGCACCAAGAAGATCCGCATCGCGGTGGTCGGCAACGCGCTGCCGCTCTACGACCCGCCGACGCGCGTCGCCGAGGAGATCGCGATGCTCGACTGCATCTCCGGCGGGCGCATCATCTCGGGGCAGGTGATCGGCGGCGGTCCGGAGTACTTCTCGTTCTCGATCAACCCCGCCGAGGCGCGTACGCGGTTCGCCGAAGCGCACGAGATCATCATGCGCGCCTGGACGGAGCCAGGCCCGTTCGAGCACTACGGCGAGCACTTCAAGCTGCGCTACGTCAACGTCTGGCCGAAGCCGCTGCAGAAGCCGCACCCACCGATCTGGATCCCCGGCGCGGGCTCGATCGAGACCATGGAGTTCGTCGCCAAGCGCCGCTACGCCTACATGGGCATCCCCTACTTTAGGATTGACTTCTTCATCAAGAACTACGCGATGTTCAAGGAGATCTGCGAGAAGGAGGGCTACAAGGCCCACCCCGAGCAGATGGGTCTCCTGATGCCGATCTACGTCGGCGAGACCGACGCGAAGGCGCGCGAGGAGTTCGAGAAGCACTTCTGGTACTTCCAGAAGAACCTGATCCCGGGTCTGACGCTGTCGCCGCCGGGCTACACCTCGGTGCGCTCCGCCCTGCGCATCTTCAAGGCGCTGCAGGACGGCAAGACCTTCATCAACTCCTGCGAGACCTGGGACGACGTCGAGCGCGGCGGCTTCGCGGTGGTCGGCAGCGCCAAGACGGTCGCGCAGAAGCTCACCGAGTGGTGCAAGGAGATCGGCTGCGGCAACCTGCTCGGGCTCTTCCACCTCGGCGACATGCCGCACGAGAAGGCGCTCGAGAACGCGCGCCGCTACGCGACCGAGGTGAAGCCGATCCTCGACCGCGAGCTGCCGACGCCGGCCGAGCCGGTGCCCACTCCGATTCCGTTCCCGCGCGCCGCCTGA
- a CDS encoding TetR/AcrR family transcriptional regulator: MPARRTIAALPLGKREQTKARNRAAILAAARRVFGELGYDAATVRDIVRTTDLSVGTFYEYFRDKEEVFAAVADEAWAGLRERLRAVRRDRRVPFAERIRLAYLAYFQFVVDERPLYDVLERLLWARGDQASSNLRLSIEELREDLLPDAQEGALGGDDPDLVATAMVGMGLMVARRMLARGKLDPEEAATFCTNFALRGARDRTGATRRRSA; this comes from the coding sequence ATGCCGGCCCGCCGCACCATCGCCGCGCTGCCCCTCGGCAAGCGCGAGCAGACCAAGGCGCGCAACCGCGCCGCGATCCTCGCCGCCGCGCGCCGCGTGTTCGGCGAGCTCGGCTACGACGCCGCGACGGTGCGCGACATCGTGCGCACGACCGACCTCTCCGTCGGCACCTTCTACGAGTACTTCCGCGACAAGGAGGAGGTGTTCGCCGCGGTCGCCGACGAGGCGTGGGCGGGGCTGCGCGAGCGCCTGCGCGCGGTGCGTCGCGACCGGCGCGTGCCGTTCGCTGAGCGCATCCGCCTCGCCTACCTCGCCTACTTCCAGTTCGTCGTCGACGAGCGCCCGCTGTACGACGTGCTCGAGCGCCTGCTGTGGGCGCGCGGCGATCAGGCGTCGAGCAACCTGCGCCTCTCGATCGAGGAGCTGCGCGAGGACCTGCTGCCCGACGCGCAAGAAGGCGCGCTCGGCGGCGACGACCCCGACCTGGTCGCGACCGCGATGGTCGGCATGGGCCTCATGGTCGCGCGCCGGATGCTCGCGCGCGGCAAGCTCGATCCGGAGGAAGCTGCGACGTTCTGCACCAACTTCGCCCTGCGCGGCGCCCGCGACCGCACGGGAGCGACGCGAAGGAGATCCGCATGA
- a CDS encoding MFS transporter, with product MAVLVAALGYFVDIYDLILFSIVRVSSLRGIGVAEEDLLGTGVLLLNMQMGGMLVGGVLWGVLGDKRGRLSVLFGSIFLYSVANIANGFVHDVPTYAVLRLVAGIGLAGELGAGVTLVSELMGRETRGYGTTLIATIGIFGAVVAALVGDLFDWRTAYFVGGGLGILLLLLRVGVYESGMFEQVKRQDVRRGSFLSLFATRDRARRYLCVILIGVPIWYVVGILVTFSPEFGRAMGMNEVPSAGRAVMFAYIGLAAGDLASGFASQMLRSRKRIVRTFLTLTALCVGVYFTVAASSLVVFYAVCGLLGFATGYWAVFVTMASEQFGTNVRATATTSAPNFVRGAVVLLTSAFQALTPTLGVIGSGISVGTFAIVVAFVSLALLDETFAKDLDFVER from the coding sequence ATGGCGGTCCTCGTGGCCGCGCTCGGCTACTTCGTCGACATCTACGACCTGATCCTCTTCAGCATCGTCCGCGTCTCGAGCCTGCGCGGCATCGGCGTCGCGGAGGAGGATCTGCTCGGCACCGGCGTGCTGCTGCTCAACATGCAGATGGGCGGCATGCTGGTCGGCGGCGTCCTCTGGGGCGTGCTCGGCGACAAGCGCGGCCGCCTGTCGGTGCTGTTCGGCTCGATCTTCCTCTATTCCGTCGCGAACATCGCCAACGGCTTCGTGCACGACGTGCCGACCTACGCCGTGCTGCGTCTCGTCGCCGGCATCGGCCTCGCGGGCGAGCTCGGCGCGGGCGTGACGCTCGTCAGCGAGCTCATGGGACGCGAGACGCGCGGCTACGGGACGACGCTCATCGCCACGATCGGCATCTTCGGCGCCGTGGTCGCGGCGCTGGTCGGCGACCTCTTCGACTGGCGCACGGCGTACTTCGTCGGCGGCGGGCTCGGCATCCTGCTGCTGCTCCTGCGGGTCGGCGTCTACGAGTCCGGGATGTTCGAGCAGGTGAAGCGGCAGGACGTGCGCCGCGGCAGCTTCCTGTCGCTGTTCGCGACCCGCGACCGCGCGCGGCGCTACCTGTGCGTCATCCTGATCGGCGTGCCGATCTGGTACGTCGTCGGCATCCTCGTCACCTTCTCGCCGGAGTTCGGTCGCGCGATGGGGATGAACGAGGTGCCGTCGGCCGGACGCGCGGTGATGTTCGCGTACATCGGGCTTGCGGCGGGCGACCTCGCGAGCGGCTTCGCGAGCCAGATGCTGCGCAGCCGCAAGCGCATCGTGCGCACCTTCTTGACGCTGACCGCGCTCTGCGTCGGCGTGTACTTCACCGTCGCCGCGAGCTCGCTGGTCGTGTTCTACGCGGTGTGCGGCCTGCTCGGCTTCGCGACCGGCTACTGGGCGGTGTTCGTCACGATGGCGTCCGAGCAGTTCGGCACCAACGTGCGCGCGACCGCGACCACGAGCGCGCCGAACTTCGTGCGCGGCGCGGTCGTGCTGCTGACGTCCGCGTTCCAGGCGCTGACGCCGACGCTCGGCGTGATCGGCAGCGGGATCTCGGTGGGCACGTTCGCGATCGTGGTCGCGTTCGTGAGCCTCGCGCTGCTCGACGAGACGTTCGCGAAGGATCTCGACTTCGTCGAGCGCTGA
- a CDS encoding aspartate aminotransferase family protein — protein MGRDDLDRLDRAHLVHGFGSPAVTERDGTLRLVKGRGVWVWDAAGRRYLDAVASLWNVNVGHGRAEIGRAMAKQASTLEYAPTLLGFSSEPAIALAARIARMTPPGLEHVFFTSGGSESNESVIRLARLYWRLRGRPEKIGIVALSRAYHGSSTGAASLTGLEAFHRGYEPMLPDVRRMARPYCYRCELGKTYPACDLDCASELERLVAREGAERIGACIVEPVQGVGGVIVPPPGWLERLRAICDRHEILLVADEVITGFGRTGKAFAVQHGAAVPDMLVFAKGVTSGYAPLGGVVLHERVYRTLVEAGPDFTLHHGFTYSGHPVACAAGLANLDIIEREKLIPAVRRLGTYLRRRLARLERHDIVGEVRSIGLMAAIDLVRDRTTRAPFPEAEKVPWRIRRAALERGVIVRAGGDTIALCPPFVVTAEQIDQIVDVLDQAIASVATSLAAAA, from the coding sequence ATGGGACGCGACGATCTCGACCGCCTCGACCGCGCCCACCTGGTGCACGGCTTCGGCTCGCCGGCCGTCACCGAGCGCGACGGCACGCTGCGCCTGGTCAAGGGCCGCGGCGTCTGGGTGTGGGACGCCGCCGGGCGCCGCTACCTCGATGCCGTCGCCTCGCTGTGGAACGTCAACGTCGGCCACGGCCGCGCCGAGATCGGACGCGCGATGGCCAAGCAGGCCTCGACGCTCGAGTACGCGCCGACGCTGCTCGGCTTCTCGAGCGAGCCCGCGATCGCGCTCGCGGCGCGCATCGCGCGCATGACGCCGCCCGGGCTCGAGCACGTCTTCTTCACCTCGGGCGGATCGGAGTCGAACGAGAGCGTCATCCGGCTCGCGCGCCTCTACTGGCGGCTGCGCGGACGTCCCGAGAAGATCGGGATCGTCGCGCTGTCGCGCGCCTACCACGGCTCGTCGACGGGCGCCGCGAGCCTGACCGGGCTCGAGGCCTTCCACCGCGGCTACGAGCCGATGCTGCCCGACGTGCGGCGGATGGCGCGGCCGTACTGCTACCGCTGCGAGCTCGGCAAGACGTACCCGGCGTGCGACCTCGACTGCGCGAGCGAGCTCGAGCGGCTCGTCGCGCGCGAGGGCGCCGAGCGCATCGGCGCCTGCATCGTCGAGCCGGTGCAGGGCGTCGGCGGCGTGATCGTGCCGCCGCCGGGCTGGCTCGAGCGGCTGCGCGCGATCTGCGACCGGCACGAGATCCTGCTGGTCGCGGACGAGGTCATCACCGGCTTCGGCCGCACCGGCAAGGCGTTCGCCGTGCAGCACGGCGCGGCGGTGCCCGACATGCTGGTGTTCGCGAAGGGCGTCACCAGCGGCTACGCGCCGCTCGGCGGCGTCGTGCTGCACGAGCGGGTCTACCGCACGCTGGTCGAGGCGGGGCCCGACTTCACGCTGCACCACGGCTTCACCTACTCGGGCCATCCCGTCGCCTGCGCCGCCGGGCTCGCGAACCTCGACATCATCGAGCGCGAGAAGCTGATCCCGGCGGTGCGACGTCTCGGCACGTACCTGCGTCGGCGGCTCGCGCGCCTCGAGCGTCACGACATCGTCGGCGAGGTGCGCTCGATCGGCCTCATGGCGGCGATCGACCTGGTGCGCGACCGCACGACGCGCGCGCCGTTCCCCGAGGCGGAGAAGGTGCCGTGGCGGATCCGTCGAGCAGCGCTCGAGCGCGGCGTCATCGTGCGCGCCGGCGGCGACACGATCGCGCTCTGCCCGCCGTTCGTCGTCACCGCGGAACAGATCGACCAGATCGTCGACGTCCTGGACCAGGCGATCGCGAGCGTCGCGACGTCGCTCGCGGCCGCAGCGTAG